DNA from Polaribacter sp. NJDZ03:
GGTACTTCTTGGCATGCTGGTTTAGTTGGTGAGTATTTAATAGAAGATATGGCACGTATACCTGTTGAGGTTGAGTATGCATCTGAATTTAGATATAGAAACCCAATAATTACACCAAATGATGTTGTTATTGCAATTTCTCAATCTGGAGAAACGGCAGATACTTTGGCTGCTATTAAATTAGCAAAATCTAAAGGAGCTTTTGTATTTGGTATTTGTAATGTTGTGGGTTCTTCTATTGCTAGAGAAACACACGCAGGTGCTTATACGCATGCTGGTCCAGAAATTGGTGTAGCGTCTACAAAAGCATTTACAACTCAAATTACAGTGCTTACATTAATTTCTTTAAAATTGGCTAAGGCGAAAGGAACGATGTCAAACTCTGCATTTAGAATGTATTTGCAGAAAATGGAATTAATTCCTGCTAAAATAGAGGCACTTTTAAAGATTGATGAAAAAGTAAAAGAAATTGCAGCAGTATATAAAGATGCAAAAAACTGTTTGTATTTAGGTAGAGGGTTTAACTTTCCGGTAGCATTAGAAGGTGCTTTAAAGTTAAAAGAAATTTCATATATACATGCAGAGGGATATCCTGCAGCAGAAATGAAACATGGTCCAATTGCTTTAATTGATGAGAACATGCCAATTTTTGTTATTGCAACCAATAAAGGGCATTACGAAAAAGTAGTGAGTAATATTCAAGAAATTAAATCTAGATCTGGTAAAATTATTGCAATTGTTACAGAAGGAGATACTCAGGTTAAAGAAATAGCAGATCATGTTATAGAAATTCCTGAAACAGAAGAAGCATTAACACCGCTATTAACTACAATTCCTTTTCAATTATTATCATACCATATTGCGGTAATGTTAAATAAAAATGTAGATCAACCTAGAAATTTAGCAAAATCGGTTACGGTGGAGTAATTTTTCTTATACTTTATAAAAAAAACCCAGCTTTTAGCTGGGTTTTTTCATTTTAAAAAAGTAATATATTACACTTAATTTTTGTGATTGGCTACATATCAAGATTATATATTGATATGTAAAAAAAAAAATATACTTACCTTAGTCCTTAAAATATTTAATGTTGCATATAAAATAGCAGAGATGTTAATTTTAAATTCCATTTCTAATTTATCAAAATACTATGAATTATAGTCAAATAACCCTCTTGTTTATGCAGGGTACTTTAGTTGCTTTAGTAATGCTTTTTTTATTTCATTATAGAAAACAGTTGGGTATTGGAGTTATGTTTGCATGCTTGGGATTATTTCAGTTTGTACAGGTGTTTTTATACAATAGTGTTTCTATTTCAATTACAGATAATTTTTTTGTTTCTCCAGGACATGTTGTTTTTTTCTTAGCATCTCTATTTGTTTTACTTATGGTTTACATAAAGGAAGACACAAATGAAACTAAAAAAATTATTTATGCTTTGTTTGTTGTAAACATAGTAATGTCTATTCTTGTAGAAACATTAAACTTTACCAACACATCTATAAAAGGTGGTTTTAATTTAACAGAAGATCTTTTTAATATTAGTTTATGGGAATTATTTATTAGTACAGTAGTGTTGTTTTTAGATGCTTTTTTAATCATATTTTTATTTGAATATATATCTAAAAAAATACAATTCTTATTTCTCCAGATTTGTATTACTATGCTAATTGTTATTAGTTTTGATACATTGTTTTTTGTAATCTTAACGTCTTGGGATGTACATAATTTAACTTCAATTATAATATCTGGACTTATATCAAAAGGAATTTTTACTATTTTTTATGGGACTTTTCTTTACCTTTATTTACGATTTTTCGATAAAAGTAAGTCGATATCAACTATTTTTAAAATTAAAGATATCTTTCAGCCACTAACTTATAGACAAAAATTTGAATCTGCAGAAAAAGTAATTCAAGAAACTACAGAGATGTATCGTATTCTAACAGATCACTCTAGTGATTTAATTTTTTTACAAGAACCAGATGCCACTTTTAAATATATTAGTCCCTCTATAAAAAAAATATTGGGTTATGAACAATCAGAATTTTTAGGGAAGCAAGTCTTTAGTATTGTTCATAAAGATGATATTACAATCATAAAGGAATTACTAGCAAAAAAATTAATTAGTAAAGGCGTTATTTCTGATGCTATTCCCGTTAGAATCTTACATAAAGATGGTCATTACATTTGGTTAGAATTTTTGTCATCTCCGGTTTATAAAGGAGATGAAATTAGTTACTTTGTTACTTCTGCCAGAGATATTACGCAGAGAATTTTAGCAAGGGAGAAAATTCAAGATTCTTTTGAGGAATTAGAAAAAAAGGAACACTCTTTAGAAGAGGCTAGTAAAGTTGCTAAAATAGGATATTGGGAATATAATATTAAAACAGATACTTTTATCTGGTCTGATTATATGTATACCATTTACGGAATAGATCCAGAAAAGGGAGTTCCATCTCAAAAAGATCTCATCTCTTTATATGATAAAGAATCTCAAGAAAAGATAGCCCAGGTTGTAAAGGATATTGCAGAAAAAGGAGTTTCTTGTGATGTAGAATTAAGATTTATCAACAAAAAAAATAAAGTTGTTTGGGAGCGTACTGTTGCTAAATCTATTTATAATCAACAAAATGAGGTTGTAGGTAGAATAGGTGTTATGCAAGATATTACGGCCTTAAAAAATGCACAGTTTGAAGAGGTGCTTTCAAAAGAAAAAATTAAATCTTCTCTAGAACTTTTAGAGAAAAAGGGTTTTACTTTAGATGAAGTGAGTAGCATGGCTAAGATTGGTTATTGGGAGTTTAGTAACGACCAGGTTCATGTTATTTGGTCTGATTATCATTATGAGATTTTTGGATTAGATCCTAAAAAGGGAATTCCTCCACGAGAAAAAATTTTAGCTTTTTTTGATGATGAATCTCAAAGAAAAATAGAGCAAGTTAATTTAGAATTGAACTTAAAAGGAACGCCTTATGATATTGATTTAAAATTGATTAATGAAAACAAAGAAGAGGTTTGGGTACGCAGTATAGTACAGCCTGTATATGATAAGCAAAATAAAATTACAGGAAGAAGAGGTCTTTTACAAAATATTACAACCTCTAAAAAAGCTCAATTAGCTTTGGAGCTTTCTACAGAAAATATTCAAATCTCTTTAAAGTTATTAGAGAAAAAAGATTACTCTTTAAATGAGTCTAGTAAAATGGCTAAAATAGGGTATTGGGATTATATTATTGAAACAGATACATATACATGGTCTGATTATATTTACCATATTTATGGATTAAGCCCAAATGATGGAATTCCGCCACATAAGGAAGCAGTGAAGGTTTGTGACAAAGAGTCTCTAGAAAAATTATTAGCCGCCACATTAGAACTGAATACAAAAGGTACACCTTATAATGTTATTCTAAAATTAATTAATAGAAATAATGAAGAGGTTTGGGTAAGAAATGTAGCTAAGCCTATTTATAACAAAGAAAATGAGATTATTGGAAGAAGAGGGGTTTTACAAAATATAACCGAATGGAAAAAAGCTCAATTAGAATTAGAATTATCTAAAGAAAAGATTCAATCTTCATTAGATCTTTTAGAAAAAAGAGACCATTCTTTAACGGAATCTAGTAGGATTGCTAAAATTGGGCATTGGGAGTATGATATAGCAACGGATAGTTATGTTTGGTCTGATTATGTGTATGAAATTTATGGTTTCGATTTAAATGAAAGTATTCCTTCACGTAAAGAAATGGTGAGTTTTTATGATAAAGATTCTCAGTTTAAGTTAGCTAAAGCTACTGTAAATCTTACCCTAAAAGGAACTATTTACGATATTGAATTGAAATTAATTAATAAAAAAAATAAAGAGTTTTGGGTAAGGCAAGTGGTACAGCTTATTTACAACGAACAAGATGAAATTATTGGTAGAAGAGGTGTAGTGCATAATATTACAGCTTCTAAAAAAGCTCAATTAGAATTAGAACTCTCTAAAAATAAGATTCAGAAGTCTTTAGAGTTGTTGGAGAATAGTGAATTCTCTAAGAATGAAGCTAGTAAAATGGCTAAAATGGGGTATTTAGTGGATGATATTGCTACAGAAACTTATGTTTGGTCAGAATATATATATCATATTTTTGGATTTGACATAAAAAAGCCTGTACCCTCACGTAAAGAAATTGCAGAACTTTTTAACGAAGAGTCTAAAGAAAAGATGGGGAAAGCTACCTTTAAATTAGATACCGAGGGCATTCCTTTTGATCTTGAGTTAAAAATGATAAACTTAAGAAAGGAAGTAGTTTGGATTAGAATTGTAGTTGAACCTGTTTACGATCAACAAAATAAAATTATTAAAAGAAGAGGAGTATTACAAGATATTACCGCTTCTAAAAATACGCAACTAGAATTAGAGCTTTCTAAAGAAAAGATTCAGACCTCCTTAAAATTATCAAGAAAAAGAAAGAATTCGATGGATGAGGCTAGTAAAGTAGCCAAAATAGGTTATTGGGAGCACGATATGTTAACAGGCATTGTTGTATGGTCTGAGTATGTGCATCGTATTTTTGGATCAAATCCTAAAGATGGAATTCCACCAGAGGTGGTGTTTTTGAAAAACATGAAAAAAGAATCGCAAGAAAAGTTTGCAGAAGCAACAATAGCACTTACTTCTAAAGGTGTTTCTTATGATATAGAATTGCAATTTATTAACTTAAAAAAGGAAGTTGTTTGGGTTAGAAATGTAGCACAACCTATTTACAATGAACAAAATGAAATTGTTGGTAAGAGGGGTATTTTACAGAATATTACAGCTTCTAAAAAAGCACAGGAAGAATTAGAGCTTTCTAACCAAAAGATTGAAACCACTTTAAAACTTTTAGAGAAAAAGGAATACTCCTTGCGTAAAGCTAGTGAAATAGCTAAAATAGGGTATCAAGAATATGATAATGCAACAGGTATTTTTATATGGTCTGATTATGTTTATGATATTTTAAGGTTTGATATAAATGAAGGAATTCCATCACGTGAAGATATTGAACAAATTTTTGATGATGAATCTATAGTTAAATATGAAAAAGCAATTAAAGATCTGGTTAAAAATGGTACTCCTTTTGATTGTGAATTGAGGCTTGTTACCAAAGATAAAGAAGAAGTTTGGGTTAGAAATGTTGGTCAGCCTGTTTATAACAAGCAAAATGAAATTATAGGAAGAAGAGGTATTCTACAAGATATTACAGTTGCTAAAAAAGCACAATTTGAACTAGAGCATTCTAAAGAAGAAATTCAAACTTCTTTAGATTTATTAGAAATGAGTGAATATTCTAAAAATGAAGCTAGTAAAATGGCTAAAATAGGGCATTTAGAGTATGATATGGCTTCAGATACTTCTGTGTGGTCTGAATATCTTTATGTTATTTTTGGATTAGACCCAAAACTTCCGCTGCCCCCATTAAAAGAAATAATGTCTTTTTTGGATGAAGACTCTCAAAAAAAGTTAAAAAAATTAACTTTAGATCTTGAGTTAAATGGAACTCCTTATGATGTTGAATTTAAATTAATTAATACTAGAAGTGAAAAGATTTGGGCAAGAATGATTGTTGAACCCTTGTATAATGAGCACGGAATTGTAGTTGGAAGAAGAGGTGTTCTACAAGATATTACCGAGAGAAAACAAATAGAACAAGAGCATTTAAGGGTAGAAGATAATTATAGAAGACTCTTTGATAATGCTACTGTTTCTATTTGGAATGAAGATTTTACGAGTATTTTTAAAGAAATTGAAGTGCTTAGAACGCTTCAAATTCTTAATATAAAAGTGTATTTAGAACAGCACCCATGGTTGTTAAATGCTTTATTAGAAAAATTGATGGTTAATAGTGTAAATGCTGCTACTTTAAAATTGTTTAAAGTTAAAAACCATGAAGAATTTCTAGTGAATTTTTCCAAGACACTTGGTACAGGGGCAGAGAAAATATTTGAAAACCTTATAGAAGCTATTTGGAATTATGAGAAGGTATTTTTATCAGAAGTAAATTTTAGAACACTAGAAGGAGATGAGTTTGCTGCCTTAGTTTCAATTCCTATACCTCAAACAGAGATAGAGCAGAAAACAGTACCTGTAAGTATTCAAAGTATTCAAAGTATCAAAGATGCTAAATTGTCTGAGCTAGAATCCTTAGAAAAATTAAAAGAAGCACAAGAATTAGCTCAGGTTGGTAGTTGGACGCATAATGTTTTAACTGAAAAATCTGAGTGGTCTGAAGAAACGTTGCGTATTTGGGGTTTCGATTTAAATAAACCAACATTAGGACAAGTAGAAATTTTAAATAGAATTCATAAAGATGATCTTAATTTTTTTAAACATACTGTAGATTTACTTTATGCTAAAGGAATTCCTTATGATATAGAATTTAGAATTTGTTTACCTAATAATGTAGAAAAAACCATAAGGGCTATATGTAAGCCTATATTTAACGAAAATAATGTTATAATCAGTTTAAAAGGAACTAATCAAGACATTACAGCTCAAAAAGAAGCAAGAAGAGAAATTGAAAAAGCAGAAGAGATGTACCGTATTATAACGGATAACTCTAATGATTTAATTTGCTTACATGAAATAAATAGTACTTTTAAATACATCAGTCCTTCTATTTATAACTTATTAGGGTATAAACAATCAGAACTTTTAGGTAAAAATGTCTTTGGTATTGTTCATAAAAGTGATATTAAAGCTTTAAAAAAAGTAATGGTTCAAAGAAAATTTAGTAATATGTATACAGATACATTTAGTTGTAGAGTGTTACATAAAAAAGGACATTACATTTGGTTAGAGTTTTTATCGTCTCCAGTTTATAAAGATAATGAGATTAGTTCTTATGTTTCATCTGCAAGAGATATTACGCAATGGGTGTTAGCTAAGCAAGAAATAGAAGAATACCAAACATCACTTCAGAAATTAACTACAGAGATGACGTTGATAGAGGAAAAACAGAAAAAAGAAATTGCAACCAATATACATGATCATTTAAGTCAGTCTTTAGTAATCTCAAAAATGAAAATTAATGAGTTGAAAAAAAGACCACAATTAAAATTGATTGATGAAGATTTAAGATTTATTGAAACGCATATTTCTGAAGCTTTAGAGAATAGCCGTAAAATTACGTATGAGCTTTCACCTCCGGTATTATATCAATTAGGTATTGTTGAGGCGTTAAATTGGTTATTTGACAATGTAGAAACTACACATAAGATTGCTTGCGTAGTTAATAGTAATGTAGATAATATTAATTTAGATGAAGTAAAATCTATTTTATTGTATAGAAGTATACAAGAAGTTTTAACCAATGCTATAAAATATGCAAGTGCATCTTTAATAACTTTAGACCTTGATAAGAATAACTTAGGACTTGATATTTTTATTACAGATAATGGAGTTGGTTTTAATACTTCTATATTAAATAATCTTCATAATCATTCTGGATCTGGTTTTGGTTTGTTTACGGTTCAGGAACGAATTAGAAACATTCAAGGAAAATTTACAATAAAATCAAAAATAAATATGGGTACAACAGTTAAAATTTTTATACCTTTATCTAAATGAGTTATTTAAAAGATATTAAAATTGTATTAGTCGATGATCATAAGTTATTAAGAGATGGTCTAAGAAACATTATAGAGCAGAGGTCTAATATGCACATAATTGGCGAAGCTTCCGATGGTAGAGAGGCTATAAAAATATGTCCAAAACTTTTGCCAAATGTTATTGTTATGGATGTTGCCATGCCTGGTTTAAATGGTATAGAGGCAACAAGGCAAATTCATAAAAACAATCCAGATATAAAAATTATTGGTCTTTCTATGCACTCTAGTAAGCAGTTTATACAAAGTATGTTTAAAGCTGGTGCCTTTGCTTACTTGTTAAAAGATGGAGATTCAGATGAGTTAATTACTGCAATTTGTACGGTAATGCAAAATAAAAAATATCTTTCAAAAGATATTAATCAAGAGTTTCTATCTGCATTAAAAGAGCCCAAAGCATTAGAAAAAACACAATTAAGTTCTAGAGAAAAAGAAGTATTACAGTTAATTTCAGAGGGGCGTTCTTCTAAAGAAATAGGAGAGATCTTATTTTTAAGTCCTAAAACGGTAGATGTACATCGAAATAATATTATGAAAAAAATAGATTTATTCACAATTCCTGAATTGACAAAATATGCCATTCAAGAAGGGTTAACTTCATTAGATATTTAAGAGTTCTATATCTTTTAAGATAAATGTTAAAAGCATAATGATAAGCACTTTGCTTATGAAAATATTTAGAAAAACCATTTATCTTGCCTTTTAATTAAGATACCCAACCTTATATTGAAAGCAGCACTTCGTAACTTATTGATAGTAGAAGATAATCCTTTTATAGGGAAGAATATTCTTGATGCCGCTAAAGAAATTGTTAGTATAAGAGATATTTGCTTAAAGAAATCTTTGCATGAGGCAATTTCTACTTTTAATAAAACTAATTTTGAATTAATAATACTCGATTTGAAATTACCTGACGGTAATGGTATAGAGTTGCTAAGAATGCTTCAAGAAAATAAAAAGGATACTAAAGTCTTTGTATTTTCTATAAGTACAGAGCTAAGGAAGACATGTTTTAAATACGGTGCCTTTGCCTTTTTTGACAAGGCTAAAGATTTTGATGAATTAATTGAGGCAATTAAGATTGCATAACCATTAGGTTACTTATCTTTTAAAAGATTCAATTCTAAAAAAAAAATATTGATTTTTACAAAGTTTTTATAATAACAAAAAGCTAAACATTAAGGGGGTTGTTTAGCTTTTTTATTAATATAATTGGGGGAATTGTATATTAATGTATTATTAAAATAATAGGGGGAATAAAAAATTTATTAAAACAATTTTTTAGTATCATTCAATTTCATTGATTATCAACTATATACTTGTTTCTATACTACAAATATATATAACATTGTTAGGTTGTTCAATAGGTAATTTTCTTATTTTTTATAATCAGGACTAAAATGTAGATTTTTGTTAAATGCAAAGTAGAATACATTGCTATTAGGCCCTGTAAGTTTTTAGCACTGTGTAGATTTTTAGTTAAAAAAGAAAAACCCAACATTACGTTGGGTTTTTCCTTTTTTTTTAGGTTCTAACTTCAAATGTAATAGGTATACTGTAGCTTACACCTACAGGAGTACCTCTTTGCTTTCCGGGAGTCATAGTGGGTAAAGCATTAATAATTTCTACAACTTCTTTTTCTAACCGAGGGTGTGGCCCTCTTGCTCTAACATTTACAATATTACCTAGTTTATTAATGGTGAAAATTACAAATAATTTCTTTTTACCAGGCTCTAAGCCTAATTCACTAGCTAAATTAATATCAAATCTTTTACCAAAAAATTCTGTTACCTTTTTAGTAAAACAGTCTTTTAAATCTTTATTATTTCCTTTACAACCAGGATAAACAGGTACGTTTTCAATTAATATAAAAGGAATATCTTCTACCACTTCTTCCACTTCTTCTACTTCTACAATATCATCGGTATTTACTACTATACCTACTGTTTCATCGGTTTCTGTAGATTCAATGACTGTTTCTTCAATCTCCTTTTCATCTTCTACAACCATAATTTGCTCTACTATCGGTGGAGGTGTATTTTTTGGTGGTGGTTTTACCTCTTGCATTTCAATAATAGGAATATCTTCTTTCATCTCATCAACCATATTTGCTTGTCCTAAGCTTTTTAGGTCATTCCTTTCGTAAGTTTTGTGTTCTATTAAAGTGTAAGTAATAAATAAGGCTAATACTAACCCTATTTGTAAGAAAATTTTACTGTAGTTTTCTAACTGTTGTTTTGGGTTTTTTTTAATGTCCATTTTGAAATCCTTTAAAAATGTATAATTTTAACTTCGTTATTAAAAAATAGCGATATAGATTATCAGATTCTTGTAAATTTGATTTTCTATTGTAAAATTAATAGTTTAAAGGGCTTTAAAATATGATTTTCATCATACTTTGTCGTGTACCTTTGTAGGTGTATTATTGTTCCAAAGTGTAAGAATATCTGTAGCAACACTTGCGCCACTTCCTGCAGCAATTGCAAATTGACTTCTACAGCCAGAAATGGTACCGCAACAATATAAACCGTCTTGTATTAAGTGGTTGTTATTTTTAAGTTGAATTCTATCTTTTGCTGCATTGGCTCTTTTATGAGGTTCTATAAAAGTATCTAATCCTTCTATTGTAAAAGGTTTGGAGTAATTTAAAGCCAGAATTGCAACTTTACTAAAATACGTAGTATCGTTAGTTGTTATTTGATACCCGTTTTCTATCGTTAAAATAGAGGTAACTTTTTCATTTTCTATTTGTTCTACATGAGGGTATAAAGTAGAAAGCTGTTTTTTGCCTTCAATTAATATATTTTTCCCTAAAGTTTTGGCAGGTATGCCTAATACATTATTAAATAACGCATTTTGTAGGTGAGAAGCTCTCTGGTGACTAATAATTCCAATAGTTTTATTAGCTGCAAAGTCTTTATTTTTTGCAGAACCTAATACCAAAGCGCATTGCAATGCAGAAGTGCCACCACCTATAATAAGAACATCAAAAATCATTTAAATAAAAAGGACTTTAATATTTGCCGCAAATAATTTTACAGAAATAGCCAATAAAATTACACCAAATATCTTTCTAATTATTTGAATTCCTATTGGGCCAATCATGCGCTCTATTCTAGAAGAGGTTTTTAATACAATATAAATTAAAATAATATTTGCTAATACTGCAATAATAATATTTTCTATATAAAACTCAGATCTTAAAGAAAGTAGGGTTGTTAAACTTCCTGGACCTGCAATTAAAGGAAAAGCTAATGGAAATACAGACGCTGTAATTGCATTTACATCATCTTCATTGTCTTTGTAAAGTGTAATTCCTAAAATCATTTCTAAGGCAATAAAAAAAAGTATAAAAGCACCTGCAACAGCAAATGAATGTACATCAATACCAATTAATTTTAGTAAACTTTGCCCTAAAAATAAAAAAAAGATCATAATAACACCTGCAATAATAGCTGCTTTTTCTGATTGAATATGGCCTGCTTTCTTCCTTAGGTCAATAATAATAGGGATATTACCAATAACATCTATAACTGCAAACAAAACCATAAAGGCGGTAAAGGCTTCTTTAAAATTAAAATTCATATTTTTTTATATATTTTGTAAAATTAGAGAACTTAGTTTAGGAAAACGCAAAGTTATAGAAAAAAATAACACTATTTTTGCGATATGTTTCAACTTGGAAAAACTATAGTTTCAGAAGATATTATCGATAAAGATTTTGTGTGCAATTTATCTGCTTGTAAAGGTGCCTGCTGTGTAGACGGTGACGCCGGAGCTCCCTTAGATAAGGAGGAAACAAAAATTTTAGAAAGAATATATCCTAAAGTAAAACCTTTTTTAAGAAAAGAAGGAATTGCTGTTATTGAAGAGCAAGGTACTTGGGTTACTAGTGAGTGGGGAGAATTAGAAACCCCTTTAATTAATGGTGCAGATTGTGCTTATGTTATTTTTGATGAAAAAAAGACAGCGCTTTGTGCAATAGAAGAAGCGTATAACCAAGGAGAAATAGATTGGAAAAAACCAGTTTCTTGTCATTTATACCCTATCAGAATAAAAGAGTATAGCGAGTTTTCTGCTGTAAATTATGATAAATGGGAAATCTGCGATGATGCTTGTTCTCTAGGAAAAGAATT
Protein-coding regions in this window:
- the glmS gene encoding glutamine--fructose-6-phosphate transaminase (isomerizing) — encoded protein: MCGITGYIGFRDAYPIVVNGLKRLEYRGYDSSGIMMYDGKEIHLSKTKGKVSDLEAITDNDEKRKKGNIGIGHTRWATHGVPNDVNSHPHVSQSGELVIVHNGIIENYDTLKKELISRGYVFKSDTDTEVLVNLIEEVKKNEGCKLGQAVQLALTSVVGAYAIAVFDKTKPNELVIARLGSPIAIGVGKDNSEFFVASDASPFIEYTKNAIYLEDEELAVVKIGKDIKVRKIKDDSMVDTNIQKLQLSLDQIEKGGYDHFMLKEIHEQPKAIIDTYRGRMLPNEGIIKMSGIDDHLNKFLNAERIIIIACGTSWHAGLVGEYLIEDMARIPVEVEYASEFRYRNPIITPNDVVIAISQSGETADTLAAIKLAKSKGAFVFGICNVVGSSIARETHAGAYTHAGPEIGVASTKAFTTQITVLTLISLKLAKAKGTMSNSAFRMYLQKMELIPAKIEALLKIDEKVKEIAAVYKDAKNCLYLGRGFNFPVALEGALKLKEISYIHAEGYPAAEMKHGPIALIDENMPIFVIATNKGHYEKVVSNIQEIKSRSGKIIAIVTEGDTQVKEIADHVIEIPETEEALTPLLTTIPFQLLSYHIAVMLNKNVDQPRNLAKSVTVE
- a CDS encoding PAS domain-containing protein, which encodes MQGTLVALVMLFLFHYRKQLGIGVMFACLGLFQFVQVFLYNSVSISITDNFFVSPGHVVFFLASLFVLLMVYIKEDTNETKKIIYALFVVNIVMSILVETLNFTNTSIKGGFNLTEDLFNISLWELFISTVVLFLDAFLIIFLFEYISKKIQFLFLQICITMLIVISFDTLFFVILTSWDVHNLTSIIISGLISKGIFTIFYGTFLYLYLRFFDKSKSISTIFKIKDIFQPLTYRQKFESAEKVIQETTEMYRILTDHSSDLIFLQEPDATFKYISPSIKKILGYEQSEFLGKQVFSIVHKDDITIIKELLAKKLISKGVISDAIPVRILHKDGHYIWLEFLSSPVYKGDEISYFVTSARDITQRILAREKIQDSFEELEKKEHSLEEASKVAKIGYWEYNIKTDTFIWSDYMYTIYGIDPEKGVPSQKDLISLYDKESQEKIAQVVKDIAEKGVSCDVELRFINKKNKVVWERTVAKSIYNQQNEVVGRIGVMQDITALKNAQFEEVLSKEKIKSSLELLEKKGFTLDEVSSMAKIGYWEFSNDQVHVIWSDYHYEIFGLDPKKGIPPREKILAFFDDESQRKIEQVNLELNLKGTPYDIDLKLINENKEEVWVRSIVQPVYDKQNKITGRRGLLQNITTSKKAQLALELSTENIQISLKLLEKKDYSLNESSKMAKIGYWDYIIETDTYTWSDYIYHIYGLSPNDGIPPHKEAVKVCDKESLEKLLAATLELNTKGTPYNVILKLINRNNEEVWVRNVAKPIYNKENEIIGRRGVLQNITEWKKAQLELELSKEKIQSSLDLLEKRDHSLTESSRIAKIGHWEYDIATDSYVWSDYVYEIYGFDLNESIPSRKEMVSFYDKDSQFKLAKATVNLTLKGTIYDIELKLINKKNKEFWVRQVVQLIYNEQDEIIGRRGVVHNITASKKAQLELELSKNKIQKSLELLENSEFSKNEASKMAKMGYLVDDIATETYVWSEYIYHIFGFDIKKPVPSRKEIAELFNEESKEKMGKATFKLDTEGIPFDLELKMINLRKEVVWIRIVVEPVYDQQNKIIKRRGVLQDITASKNTQLELELSKEKIQTSLKLSRKRKNSMDEASKVAKIGYWEHDMLTGIVVWSEYVHRIFGSNPKDGIPPEVVFLKNMKKESQEKFAEATIALTSKGVSYDIELQFINLKKEVVWVRNVAQPIYNEQNEIVGKRGILQNITASKKAQEELELSNQKIETTLKLLEKKEYSLRKASEIAKIGYQEYDNATGIFIWSDYVYDILRFDINEGIPSREDIEQIFDDESIVKYEKAIKDLVKNGTPFDCELRLVTKDKEEVWVRNVGQPVYNKQNEIIGRRGILQDITVAKKAQFELEHSKEEIQTSLDLLEMSEYSKNEASKMAKIGHLEYDMASDTSVWSEYLYVIFGLDPKLPLPPLKEIMSFLDEDSQKKLKKLTLDLELNGTPYDVEFKLINTRSEKIWARMIVEPLYNEHGIVVGRRGVLQDITERKQIEQEHLRVEDNYRRLFDNATVSIWNEDFTSIFKEIEVLRTLQILNIKVYLEQHPWLLNALLEKLMVNSVNAATLKLFKVKNHEEFLVNFSKTLGTGAEKIFENLIEAIWNYEKVFLSEVNFRTLEGDEFAALVSIPIPQTEIEQKTVPVSIQSIQSIKDAKLSELESLEKLKEAQELAQVGSWTHNVLTEKSEWSEETLRIWGFDLNKPTLGQVEILNRIHKDDLNFFKHTVDLLYAKGIPYDIEFRICLPNNVEKTIRAICKPIFNENNVIISLKGTNQDITAQKEARREIEKAEEMYRIITDNSNDLICLHEINSTFKYISPSIYNLLGYKQSELLGKNVFGIVHKSDIKALKKVMVQRKFSNMYTDTFSCRVLHKKGHYIWLEFLSSPVYKDNEISSYVSSARDITQWVLAKQEIEEYQTSLQKLTTEMTLIEEKQKKEIATNIHDHLSQSLVISKMKINELKKRPQLKLIDEDLRFIETHISEALENSRKITYELSPPVLYQLGIVEALNWLFDNVETTHKIACVVNSNVDNINLDEVKSILLYRSIQEVLTNAIKYASASLITLDLDKNNLGLDIFITDNGVGFNTSILNNLHNHSGSGFGLFTVQERIRNIQGKFTIKSKINMGTTVKIFIPLSK
- a CDS encoding response regulator transcription factor; the protein is MSYLKDIKIVLVDDHKLLRDGLRNIIEQRSNMHIIGEASDGREAIKICPKLLPNVIVMDVAMPGLNGIEATRQIHKNNPDIKIIGLSMHSSKQFIQSMFKAGAFAYLLKDGDSDELITAICTVMQNKKYLSKDINQEFLSALKEPKALEKTQLSSREKEVLQLISEGRSSKEIGEILFLSPKTVDVHRNNIMKKIDLFTIPELTKYAIQEGLTSLDI
- a CDS encoding response regulator encodes the protein MKAALRNLLIVEDNPFIGKNILDAAKEIVSIRDICLKKSLHEAISTFNKTNFELIILDLKLPDGNGIELLRMLQENKKDTKVFVFSISTELRKTCFKYGAFAFFDKAKDFDELIEAIKIA
- a CDS encoding energy transducer TonB, giving the protein MDIKKNPKQQLENYSKIFLQIGLVLALFITYTLIEHKTYERNDLKSLGQANMVDEMKEDIPIIEMQEVKPPPKNTPPPIVEQIMVVEDEKEIEETVIESTETDETVGIVVNTDDIVEVEEVEEVVEDIPFILIENVPVYPGCKGNNKDLKDCFTKKVTEFFGKRFDINLASELGLEPGKKKLFVIFTINKLGNIVNVRARGPHPRLEKEVVEIINALPTMTPGKQRGTPVGVSYSIPITFEVRT
- a CDS encoding NAD(P)/FAD-dependent oxidoreductase, giving the protein MIFDVLIIGGGTSALQCALVLGSAKNKDFAANKTIGIISHQRASHLQNALFNNVLGIPAKTLGKNILIEGKKQLSTLYPHVEQIENEKVTSILTIENGYQITTNDTTYFSKVAILALNYSKPFTIEGLDTFIEPHKRANAAKDRIQLKNNNHLIQDGLYCCGTISGCRSQFAIAAGSGASVATDILTLWNNNTPTKVHDKV
- a CDS encoding MarC family protein; this translates as MNFNFKEAFTAFMVLFAVIDVIGNIPIIIDLRKKAGHIQSEKAAIIAGVIMIFFLFLGQSLLKLIGIDVHSFAVAGAFILFFIALEMILGITLYKDNEDDVNAITASVFPLAFPLIAGPGSLTTLLSLRSEFYIENIIIAVLANIILIYIVLKTSSRIERMIGPIGIQIIRKIFGVILLAISVKLFAANIKVLFI